The proteins below come from a single Drosophila teissieri strain GT53w chromosome 3L, Prin_Dtei_1.1, whole genome shotgun sequence genomic window:
- the LOC122616969 gene encoding histone-like protein 18C, with translation MSSLEFKDSKQEMGSSKTVKSSKESIDDVNWEKSVASEEFEDFNQVENENSLSSGYVNFLRDFKKRYGDYYTDHQIKRAAETRWNEMSFRHRCQYSAEPMDTFHLKPDLVESNSGSSLPSSRDSEHRMNAERSGPTDTFFGASATKGNGCTPRKRENKCSKPRMRKSCPKPRAKCSKPRRSCAKPRQKSARPRKACPRPRKMCAKPKPRCAKPKSSKPKCMM, from the exons ATGAGCAGTCTGGAATTCAAGGATAGTAAGCAGGAGATGGGATCTTCGAAAACAGTGAAATCCTCAAAAGAATCAATTGATGATGTTAATTGGGAGAAGTCCGTAGCCTCCGAAGAATTCGAAGATTTCAACCAGGTTGAGAACGAGAACTCTTTATCGTCGGGCTACGTTAATTTTCTGAGGGACTTTAAGAAGCGCTATGGAGATTATTACACGGATCACCAGATAAAACGGGCAGCCGAAACCCGATGGAACGAAATGTCATTCCGTCATCGATGCCAGTACTCTGCG GAACCAATGGACACTTTTCATTTGAAGCCCGATTTGGTAGAGTCCAATAGTGGAAGTAGCCTTCCGAGCTCTAGGGATAGCGAGCACAGAATGAACGCTGAAAGAAGTGGACCCACAGATACTTTCTTCGGTGCCAGCGCCACCAAAGGCAATGGCTGCACTcccagaaagagagagaacaAGTGTTCCAAGCCTAGGATGAGGAAGAGTTGCCCAAAACCGCGGGCCAAGTGCTCGAAGCCCCGTCGCAGTTGCGCCAAGCCGAGGCAAAAAAGCGCCAGACCCCGGAAAGCATGTCCCCGCCCCAGGAAGATGTGCGCCAAGCCGAAGCCCAGGTGTGCTAAGCCCAAGAGCTCAAAGCCCAAGTGCATGATGTAA